The Amycolatopsis mongoliensis genome includes a window with the following:
- a CDS encoding CaiB/BaiF CoA transferase family protein, with protein MTNEVKTANGPLAGVRVIDFSTVVMGPYAAQILGDLGADVIKIESLADTARVGQYRTTPGMSPLNLNVNRNKRSVALNLKDAGQNEQALTLIDTADVLITNVRPDALARLGMDHAAIARRNPRLVYAHAQGWRSDSDRAGKPAYDETVQAASGLVDLAHRAIGTPVYLPTILGDKVSSLTIAYSVLAALLYRDKTGEGQLVEIPMVDTLIAFNLVEHLEGHVFEPPTGRTGLPVSMGANHRPARTKDGFACVIPYSPRNFRDFFTAAGRPDLARDPRVNGDMLDTADLPYLSECLHTCAPALTTGDWAEVCAKHSIPMAPVLELDHAHEDAYIREGHLLDTVEHPTEGTIRTVGIPVRFSATPASIRRLAPRPGADTRSVLAELADHLSHGPTDEQRQ; from the coding sequence ATGACGAACGAAGTGAAGACCGCCAACGGACCGTTGGCCGGGGTGCGGGTGATCGACTTCTCGACCGTGGTGATGGGCCCGTACGCCGCACAGATCCTCGGCGACCTCGGTGCCGACGTGATCAAGATCGAGTCCCTCGCCGACACCGCGCGGGTGGGCCAGTACCGCACCACGCCGGGCATGAGCCCGCTCAATCTGAACGTCAACCGCAACAAGCGCAGCGTCGCCCTGAACCTGAAGGACGCCGGCCAAAATGAACAGGCACTGACGTTGATCGACACAGCCGATGTGCTGATCACCAACGTGCGCCCTGACGCGCTCGCGCGGCTCGGAATGGACCACGCGGCCATCGCGCGACGCAACCCGCGCCTGGTCTACGCCCACGCGCAAGGCTGGCGCAGCGACTCCGACCGCGCCGGCAAGCCCGCCTATGACGAGACGGTCCAGGCTGCGTCCGGGCTGGTCGACCTCGCGCACCGCGCGATCGGCACGCCGGTGTACCTGCCCACGATCCTGGGCGACAAGGTGTCGTCGCTGACCATCGCCTACAGCGTGCTCGCCGCACTGCTGTACCGGGACAAGACCGGCGAAGGCCAGCTGGTCGAGATCCCGATGGTGGACACGCTGATCGCGTTCAACCTCGTGGAGCACCTCGAGGGTCACGTGTTCGAGCCGCCGACCGGCCGGACCGGTCTGCCGGTGTCCATGGGCGCGAACCACCGGCCCGCGCGAACGAAGGACGGCTTCGCCTGTGTGATCCCGTACAGCCCGCGGAACTTCCGGGACTTCTTCACCGCGGCCGGCCGCCCGGACCTGGCGCGGGATCCCCGGGTGAACGGGGACATGCTGGACACCGCCGACCTTCCGTACCTGAGCGAGTGCCTGCACACCTGCGCCCCCGCGCTGACTACCGGCGATTGGGCCGAGGTGTGCGCGAAGCACAGCATCCCGATGGCCCCAGTGCTCGAACTGGACCACGCCCACGAGGACGCCTACATCCGCGAGGGGCACCTGCTCGACACCGTCGAACATCCCACCGAAGGCACCATCCGCACCGTCGGCATCCCCGTGCGCTTCTCCGCCACACCCGCGTCGATCCGCCGGCTCGCCCCACGGCCTGGCGCCGACACCCGGTCGGTTCTCGCCGAGCTAGCGGACCACCTGAGTCACGGGCCCACCGACGAGCAGCGGCAATAG